A genomic region of Caulobacter sp. NIBR2454 contains the following coding sequences:
- a CDS encoding flagellar hook assembly protein FlgD, which translates to MVDAVSGSTIAGRQQNSRNTLASSQETFLALLTTQLKNQDPLAPVDSTQFVTQTVQMVGVEQQLMTNDLLTALVGMNDGGLNESASLLGKTVIAENATQKIGDDGKATWSYDLAGDAKYTKLEIVNSAGNIVKTIEPEGAAANKKGSHSYTWDGVLSVADDGTKTYAKKGAAYTIRVKATSATGGAVETSTDLTGVATSVAIEGGQSVLTINGLKIPLSSVIGVTNPKPPADDDATT; encoded by the coding sequence ATGGTTGACGCCGTTTCAGGCTCCACGATCGCCGGCCGCCAGCAGAATTCCCGCAACACCCTTGCGAGCAGCCAGGAAACGTTCCTGGCCCTGTTGACCACCCAGTTGAAGAACCAGGACCCGCTGGCGCCGGTCGATTCCACGCAGTTCGTCACCCAGACCGTGCAGATGGTCGGCGTCGAGCAGCAGCTGATGACCAACGACCTGCTCACCGCCCTGGTTGGCATGAACGACGGCGGCCTCAACGAGTCGGCCAGCCTCCTGGGCAAGACGGTGATCGCCGAGAACGCCACTCAGAAGATTGGCGACGACGGCAAGGCGACCTGGAGCTACGACCTGGCGGGCGACGCCAAGTACACCAAGCTCGAGATCGTCAATTCGGCCGGCAACATCGTGAAGACCATCGAGCCGGAAGGCGCTGCGGCGAACAAGAAGGGCTCGCACAGCTACACCTGGGACGGCGTGCTGAGCGTGGCCGACGACGGCACCAAGACTTACGCCAAGAAGGGCGCCGCCTACACCATTCGGGTGAAGGCCACGAGCGCCACCGGCGGCGCCGTAGAAACCTCCACTGACCTGACCGGCGTGGCGACCTCCGTCGCCATTGAAGGCGGCCAGTCTGTCCTCACCATCAACGGGCTCAAGATCCCGCTGAGCTCCGTCATCGGGGTCACCAATCCGAAGCCGCCGGCTGACGACGACGCGACCACCTAA
- the fliN gene encoding flagellar motor switch protein FliN translates to MVDEPNLTLDEFGPEETLATDMPIEYDDKIASDLAPVFDVPVSISAVLGKAHMSVAQLLKLNQGSVLELDRKVGEAIDIYVNNRLVARGEVVVVDERLGVTMTEIIKDGDSNA, encoded by the coding sequence ATGGTCGATGAACCGAACCTCACGCTCGACGAATTCGGCCCCGAGGAGACCCTCGCGACCGACATGCCCATCGAGTACGACGACAAGATCGCGTCCGATCTGGCGCCGGTCTTCGACGTGCCGGTCAGCATCTCGGCCGTGCTGGGCAAGGCCCACATGTCGGTGGCGCAGTTGCTCAAGCTCAATCAGGGCAGCGTGCTGGAGCTGGACCGCAAGGTCGGCGAGGCCATCGACATCTATGTGAACAACCGCCTGGTGGCCCGCGGCGAGGTCGTCGTCGTCGACGAACGCCTGGGCGTGACCATGACCGAAATCATCAAGGACGGCGACAGCAACGCCTAG
- a CDS encoding flagellar assembly protein FliH — translation MTSPQPVHRKFAFDTVFDSVGAVAYSPPKPKLYTEEEVAEIRAAAFAEGERSAVARAEEAAAIALRGAADAARAALATLTQVAHDHRAGSAALALACGRKIADAALEMFPEAALAAAYDSLARELEQQPRLILRVPEELLERMTAALENAAQAAGFSGQILAKADPNLPRAAFMLDWADGRASFDPPATAARIAEALNAALAAEGLHAEPLTAAHSEG, via the coding sequence ATGACCAGCCCTCAGCCCGTCCATCGCAAATTCGCCTTCGACACGGTCTTCGACAGCGTCGGCGCGGTCGCCTACTCGCCGCCCAAGCCCAAGCTCTATACCGAGGAAGAAGTGGCCGAGATCCGCGCCGCCGCCTTCGCGGAAGGCGAACGCTCGGCCGTGGCCCGGGCGGAGGAGGCCGCCGCCATCGCCCTGCGCGGCGCCGCCGACGCCGCCCGCGCGGCCCTGGCGACCCTGACCCAGGTGGCGCACGACCACCGCGCCGGCTCGGCCGCCCTGGCCCTGGCCTGTGGCCGCAAGATCGCCGACGCCGCGCTCGAGATGTTCCCGGAGGCGGCTCTGGCCGCCGCCTACGATTCCCTGGCCCGGGAGTTGGAGCAGCAGCCCCGCCTGATCCTGCGCGTGCCGGAAGAACTGCTGGAGCGGATGACAGCCGCCCTGGAGAACGCGGCTCAGGCCGCTGGCTTCTCGGGCCAGATCCTGGCCAAGGCCGACCCCAACCTGCCGCGCGCCGCCTTCATGCTGGACTGGGCCGACGGCCGCGCCTCGTTCGATCCGCCCGCCACCGCCGCCCGTATCGCCGAAGCTCTCAACGCCGCTCTCGCGGCCGAGGGTCTTCACGCCGAACCCTTGACCGCCGCCCACTCGGAAGGCTGA
- the fliF gene encoding flagellar basal-body MS-ring/collar protein FliF, producing MEKFMSALQKFGIGRLAALIGVGAGVTAALIAIVLMMGRQPEALLYSNLDLAEAASVTQALDQAGVKYSVKGDGSTIMVPRDEVASTRLLVAGKGLVTAGSIGYEIFDSTNVLGQTDFVQQLNRQRAMEGELARTIRALDGVSSVRVHLNLPKRQLFEEDAEKPSAAVTIGVGARGPSADMVRAVQNLVAGAVPNLQADAVTVIDQHGKTLSEGGDGGLGGKLADDRKSEVEARIAKTVKEMVEGVVGEGKVRVNVSADLNLNRVTLQEERFDPEGQVIRSESTNEQTAEERREDETVGATAAANIPGAPAANGFQALGSNSRSGDSVTNYEISKTLRTEVIEPGQLRKISVAVAVDGVTAPAGPNGEPGAYTPRSAEEMQRIQELVRAAVGYDQTRGDQMNVVNVRFARDPGEGVSAATPLAGFDKNDIMRAVELGVLALVAALIIFFVIRPMMKPKTLSPAQQLAAIAADGSTPMVTRLVTLPDGGTQMVQVPAEDDSLALPAPQSDFDQRIDIAKIEGQVKASSIKRVSEFVEKHPEESVAILRSWLHETT from the coding sequence GTGGAAAAGTTTATGAGCGCCCTGCAGAAGTTCGGCATCGGCCGTCTTGCTGCGCTCATCGGTGTCGGCGCCGGCGTCACCGCCGCGCTCATCGCCATCGTGCTGATGATGGGCCGCCAGCCCGAAGCCCTGCTCTATTCCAATCTTGACCTGGCTGAAGCCGCCTCGGTCACCCAGGCCCTCGATCAGGCCGGCGTCAAATATTCGGTCAAGGGCGACGGCTCGACCATCATGGTCCCCCGCGACGAGGTCGCCTCGACCCGCCTGCTGGTGGCGGGCAAGGGCCTCGTGACCGCCGGCTCCATCGGCTACGAGATTTTCGACTCCACCAACGTCCTGGGCCAGACCGATTTCGTCCAGCAATTGAATCGCCAGCGCGCCATGGAAGGCGAACTGGCTCGCACGATCCGCGCCCTGGACGGCGTCAGCTCCGTCCGCGTCCACCTGAACCTGCCCAAGCGCCAGCTGTTCGAGGAAGACGCCGAAAAGCCGTCGGCCGCCGTCACCATCGGCGTCGGCGCGCGCGGCCCGTCCGCCGACATGGTGCGCGCGGTGCAGAATCTGGTGGCCGGCGCGGTCCCGAACCTGCAGGCCGACGCGGTCACCGTCATCGATCAGCACGGCAAAACCCTGTCCGAGGGCGGCGACGGCGGCCTGGGCGGCAAGCTCGCCGACGATCGCAAGTCCGAGGTCGAGGCCCGCATCGCCAAGACGGTCAAGGAGATGGTCGAGGGCGTGGTCGGCGAGGGCAAGGTCCGCGTCAACGTCTCCGCCGACCTGAACCTGAACCGTGTCACCCTGCAGGAAGAGCGCTTCGACCCCGAAGGCCAGGTCATCCGCTCGGAAAGCACCAACGAACAGACCGCCGAAGAGCGCCGCGAGGACGAGACCGTCGGCGCGACCGCCGCCGCCAACATCCCCGGCGCCCCCGCCGCCAATGGCTTCCAGGCCCTGGGCTCCAATTCGCGCAGCGGCGACAGTGTCACCAACTACGAAATCTCCAAGACCCTCCGCACCGAGGTGATCGAACCCGGCCAGCTGCGCAAGATCTCGGTGGCCGTGGCCGTTGATGGCGTCACCGCACCGGCCGGCCCCAACGGCGAGCCGGGCGCCTATACCCCGCGCAGCGCCGAGGAGATGCAGCGCATCCAGGAACTGGTCCGCGCCGCCGTAGGCTACGATCAGACCCGCGGCGACCAGATGAACGTCGTCAACGTCCGCTTCGCTCGTGACCCCGGCGAAGGCGTCAGCGCCGCTACGCCCCTGGCCGGCTTCGACAAGAACGACATCATGCGGGCCGTCGAACTTGGCGTGCTGGCCCTGGTCGCCGCGCTGATCATCTTCTTCGTGATCCGCCCGATGATGAAGCCCAAGACCTTGTCGCCGGCTCAGCAACTGGCCGCCATCGCCGCCGACGGCTCCACGCCCATGGTCACCCGCCTGGTCACCCTGCCCGACGGCGGAACCCAGATGGTTCAGGTCCCGGCCGAGGACGACTCCCTGGCCCTGCCGGCGCCGCAATCGGACTTCGACCAGCGCATCGACATCGCCAAGATCGAAGGCCAGGTGAAGGCTTCGTCCATCAAGCGCGTCTCCGAATTCGTCGAGAAGCACCCGGAAGAGTCCGTCGCGATCCTCCGTAGCTGGCTGCACGAGACGACCTGA
- the flbD gene encoding sigma-54-dependent transcriptional regulator FlbD yields the protein MRLLVVGRLNGQLSLAVKMAMNEGAKVSHVETTAACTQALRSGQGADLLMVDYELDIAGLIAANEAERIRVPVVACGVGADPRRAAEAIRAGAKEFIPLPPEAELIAAVLAAVSDDERPMIAADPSMREVIALCDQVAPSDASILITGESGSGKEVMARYVHTKSRRAQKPFISVNCAAIPENLLESELFGHEKGAFTGALARRIGKFEEADGGTLLLDEISEMDARLQAKLLRAIQEREIDRVGGSKPVKVDIRILATSNRDLAQAVKDGTFREDLLYRLNVVNLRLPALRERPGDILALCDHFVKKYAAANGMPERPLSAEAKRRLTGHRWPGNVRELENAMHRAVLLATGDEIGEFAIRLPDGQPMSAGAGAGDSGVARTASIAAEAVQRSFVGQTVSEVEQQLILDTLQHCLGNRTHAANILGISIRTLRNKLKEYSEAGVEVPAPQAGVGNAA from the coding sequence ATGCGGCTTCTGGTGGTCGGACGACTGAACGGGCAGCTCTCCCTCGCCGTGAAGATGGCGATGAACGAAGGGGCCAAGGTCTCTCACGTGGAGACCACGGCCGCCTGCACCCAGGCCCTGCGATCGGGCCAGGGCGCGGACCTGCTGATGGTCGATTACGAGCTCGACATCGCGGGCCTGATCGCCGCCAACGAAGCCGAGCGCATCCGGGTGCCCGTGGTGGCCTGCGGGGTCGGCGCCGATCCGCGCCGGGCCGCCGAAGCCATCCGCGCCGGGGCCAAGGAGTTCATCCCGCTCCCGCCTGAAGCCGAGCTGATCGCCGCGGTCCTGGCCGCCGTCAGCGACGATGAGCGGCCGATGATCGCCGCCGACCCGTCCATGCGCGAAGTCATCGCCCTGTGCGATCAGGTGGCGCCGTCCGACGCCTCGATCCTGATCACCGGCGAAAGCGGCTCGGGCAAGGAGGTGATGGCCCGCTACGTCCACACCAAATCGCGTCGCGCCCAGAAGCCCTTCATCAGCGTCAACTGCGCCGCCATCCCCGAGAATCTGCTGGAAAGCGAGCTGTTCGGCCACGAGAAGGGCGCCTTCACCGGCGCTCTGGCCCGCCGCATCGGCAAGTTCGAGGAAGCCGACGGCGGCACCCTGCTGCTGGACGAAATCAGCGAGATGGACGCGCGCCTGCAGGCCAAGCTGCTGCGCGCCATCCAGGAACGCGAGATCGACCGCGTCGGTGGCTCCAAGCCGGTGAAGGTGGACATCCGCATCCTGGCTACGTCCAACCGCGACCTGGCCCAGGCCGTAAAGGACGGGACCTTCCGCGAAGACCTTCTGTACCGCCTGAACGTCGTGAACCTGCGCCTGCCCGCCCTGCGCGAGCGACCGGGCGACATCCTGGCCCTGTGCGATCACTTCGTGAAGAAGTACGCCGCCGCCAACGGCATGCCCGAGCGCCCGCTGTCGGCCGAAGCCAAGCGCCGCCTGACCGGCCACCGCTGGCCGGGCAACGTGCGCGAGCTGGAGAACGCCATGCACCGCGCGGTGCTGCTGGCGACCGGCGACGAGATCGGTGAATTCGCCATCCGCCTGCCGGACGGCCAGCCCATGTCCGCCGGCGCCGGCGCTGGCGATAGCGGCGTCGCCCGCACCGCCTCCATCGCCGCCGAGGCGGTCCAGCGCTCCTTCGTGGGCCAGACGGTTTCGGAGGTCGAGCAGCAGCTGATCCTCGACACCCTGCAGCACTGCCTGGGCAACCGCACGCACGCCGCCAACATCCTCGGCATCTCCATCCGCACCCTGCGCAACAAGCTGAAGGAATATTCCGAAGCGGGCGTCGAGGTGCCGGCGCCCCAGGCGGGCGTCGGAAACGCGGCCTGA
- the sciP gene encoding CtrA inhibitor SciP: protein MLQEQRINSRGEKYVIGPTGAPLTLSDLPPAATERWVIRRKAEVVAAVRGGLLSLEDACERYRLTSEEFAGWQKSIERHGLAGLRTTRLQQYR, encoded by the coding sequence ATGCTGCAAGAGCAACGCATCAACAGCCGCGGCGAAAAGTACGTGATCGGTCCCACCGGCGCGCCTCTGACGCTGTCGGACCTGCCGCCGGCTGCGACCGAGCGCTGGGTGATCCGCCGTAAGGCGGAAGTGGTTGCGGCTGTCCGCGGCGGTCTTCTGTCGCTCGAGGACGCCTGCGAGCGCTATCGCCTCACCAGCGAAGAGTTCGCCGGTTGGCAAAAGTCGATCGAACGCCATGGCCTCGCCGGCCTGCGCACGACGCGGCTGCAACAGTACCGCTAG
- the fliG gene encoding flagellar motor switch protein FliG codes for MAKLKAIDDIKKLAGPEKAAIVLLALGEEHTAIWEALDDEEIKEVSQAMATLGTVSASVVEELLVEFVSGMSSTGAIMGSYEQTQRLLSSFMPVEKVEALMEEIRGPAGRTMWDKLGNVNEGVLANYLKNEYPQTVAVVLSKVKSDHAARVLASLPEDFALECVTRMLRMEPVQREILDKIEQTLRTEFMSNLARTSKRDSHEMMAEIFNNFDRQTEARFIAALEERNRDSAERIRALMFVFEDLSKLDPGGVQTLLRAVDKDQLALALKGASDGLREMFFSNMSERAAKIMREDMETMGPVRLRDVDQAQVAMVQVAKDLAAKGEIMLAGQGGEDELIY; via the coding sequence ATGGCCAAGCTCAAGGCGATCGACGACATCAAGAAGCTGGCTGGCCCGGAAAAGGCCGCCATCGTTCTACTGGCCCTGGGCGAAGAGCACACGGCCATCTGGGAAGCCCTGGACGACGAGGAGATCAAGGAAGTCTCCCAGGCCATGGCGACCCTGGGCACCGTCTCGGCCTCCGTGGTCGAAGAGCTGCTGGTCGAATTCGTATCGGGCATGAGCTCGACCGGCGCGATCATGGGCTCCTACGAACAGACCCAGCGCCTGCTGTCCTCCTTTATGCCCGTGGAGAAGGTCGAGGCCCTGATGGAGGAAATCCGCGGTCCCGCGGGTCGAACCATGTGGGACAAGCTGGGCAACGTGAACGAAGGCGTTCTGGCCAACTACCTGAAGAACGAATACCCGCAGACCGTGGCCGTGGTGCTGTCCAAGGTCAAAAGCGATCACGCCGCCCGCGTCCTGGCCTCGCTGCCGGAAGACTTCGCCCTGGAATGCGTCACCCGCATGCTGCGGATGGAGCCCGTCCAGCGTGAGATCCTCGACAAGATCGAGCAGACTCTTCGCACCGAATTCATGTCGAACCTGGCGCGCACGTCCAAGCGCGACAGCCACGAGATGATGGCCGAGATCTTCAACAACTTCGACCGCCAGACCGAGGCGCGCTTCATCGCCGCCTTGGAAGAGCGCAACCGCGACAGCGCCGAGCGCATCCGCGCCCTGATGTTCGTCTTCGAGGACCTGAGCAAGCTCGATCCCGGCGGCGTCCAGACCCTGTTGCGCGCGGTGGACAAGGACCAGCTGGCCCTGGCCCTCAAGGGCGCTTCGGACGGCCTGCGCGAGATGTTCTTCTCAAACATGTCGGAACGCGCCGCCAAGATCATGCGCGAAGACATGGAGACCATGGGCCCCGTCCGCCTGCGCGACGTGGACCAGGCGCAGGTCGCCATGGTCCAGGTCGCCAAGGACCTCGCCGCCAAGGGCGAGATCATGCTGGCCGGCCAGGGCGGCGAAGACGAGCTGATCTACTGA
- a CDS encoding flagellar hook protein FlgE has translation MSINSAMLAGVSGLVANSSALAAISDNIANVNTVGYKRTTANFSSLVTSNSKASTYSAGGLKAITHKYVRQEGNHMGTSSNLDLAISGSGFFVTTSKSEGNLPTDQRLFTRAGAFVIDDLGYLRNDAGLYLQGWIADNLTGEIVTDPSDLSQLSTINVSGTGGTAEATTRVAISANLSNQQEVATWGEDPDGDGVYTEFYDDTLRNQMAEWKATNGASGLEPDFEINIPVSDSQGSQRNITMGFMRTGNPNEWVVEVYGDPSVIDDGDANVGKIAAGTITFNPDGTIQVGDGSLDGLFPAAPAAPTISIGASSDTAGPGAPTWRTNLGISAQDIQIDLFTAPGGLTQFSSLSEAQNISANGTPFGVLADVQIDKQGYVTAIYENGTIRRLAQVAIATFSNPDALISMNGNAYQVSQESGTYTLKAPGAGGAGEIDPSTLEASTVDLSTEFTGLITTQRAYSAASKIITTADEMLEQLLNIKR, from the coding sequence ATGAGCATCAACAGCGCCATGCTCGCCGGCGTTTCCGGCCTGGTTGCGAATTCGTCGGCCCTCGCCGCGATCTCGGACAACATCGCGAACGTCAACACCGTTGGCTACAAGCGGACCACCGCGAACTTCTCGTCGCTGGTGACCTCCAACTCCAAGGCCTCGACCTATTCGGCCGGCGGCCTAAAGGCGATCACACACAAGTACGTGCGCCAGGAGGGGAACCACATGGGGACCTCCTCCAACCTGGATTTGGCGATCAGCGGCAGCGGGTTCTTCGTCACCACGTCCAAGTCTGAGGGCAACCTGCCTACCGACCAGCGTCTGTTCACCCGCGCCGGCGCCTTTGTGATCGACGATTTGGGCTACCTGCGAAACGACGCCGGCCTCTATTTGCAAGGATGGATCGCCGACAACCTGACCGGCGAGATCGTCACCGACCCATCGGACCTCAGCCAGCTGAGCACTATCAACGTCTCGGGCACCGGCGGCACCGCCGAAGCAACGACCCGCGTCGCCATCAGCGCCAACCTGAGCAATCAGCAAGAGGTCGCCACGTGGGGCGAGGATCCCGACGGCGACGGGGTCTACACGGAATTCTATGACGACACCCTTCGCAATCAGATGGCGGAGTGGAAGGCCACCAACGGGGCCAGCGGCTTGGAGCCCGACTTCGAGATCAACATCCCGGTATCGGACTCCCAGGGAAGCCAGCGCAACATCACGATGGGCTTCATGCGGACCGGCAACCCAAACGAGTGGGTTGTTGAAGTCTATGGCGACCCTTCAGTGATCGACGATGGGGACGCCAACGTCGGCAAGATCGCCGCCGGTACAATAACGTTCAATCCCGACGGTACGATCCAGGTCGGCGATGGATCGCTTGACGGCCTCTTCCCGGCCGCCCCGGCGGCGCCGACCATTTCCATCGGCGCGTCCTCCGACACCGCTGGCCCAGGCGCCCCCACCTGGCGCACCAACCTGGGCATTTCGGCTCAGGACATCCAGATCGACCTGTTTACGGCCCCCGGCGGCCTGACCCAGTTCTCCAGCCTTTCCGAAGCTCAGAACATTTCGGCCAACGGCACGCCCTTTGGCGTTCTGGCTGACGTGCAGATCGACAAGCAGGGCTACGTCACCGCCATCTACGAGAACGGCACCATCCGCCGCCTCGCCCAGGTCGCCATCGCAACCTTTTCGAATCCAGACGCTCTGATCTCGATGAATGGCAACGCCTATCAGGTATCGCAGGAGAGCGGCACCTACACCCTGAAGGCTCCAGGGGCCGGCGGCGCTGGTGAGATCGATCCCTCCACTCTGGAAGCGTCGACCGTGGACCTCTCCACTGAGTTCACGGGCTTGATCACCACGCAACGCGCCTACTCCGCAGCGTCGAAGATCATCACCACTGCCGATGAGATGCTTGAGCAACTCCTAAACATTAAGAGGTAA
- a CDS encoding flagellar hook-length control protein FliK, protein MTEAVSAAAAGAATAAPQGGGQATSAGAGFDLLLALMAQVGTAAGGMDGEGASADGKTPVLAEDAGAELLGSQTDAAAVMMGALLAPQLTTTVQAQTPVDAALVDAAAPTILGAPPVAEELPETSVAKTVGEAVAEETVAAAPQGAASTEDTAQVSAPSTAANANAAAAPAPAQKAATPADTDQTAKAVAASAQAAAHKTAASSHPQTQVDAASSPEAPTGEAADASVTILGRREAAAPASETALEPAKDAKPVAKTATPSAQVAQPDIVDAAEPVAQPVATQASASEDVATATASQPTAVAQQAAVASAAPRAPAAPQAGESLRSRRFDTENTQTAGAVRDSAPMAAKAAGAAKGAPAAQQDPFAITADPSSAPQSQGELAVAEALDPMEPASADTATGTTSAAASTTTSETARIEAAAVRGSPETVAQLSAQIAKKLENKITRFDIALDPVDLGKVNVKLEIDRDGRVTAAMSFEKPQAASELRARSSELREALEKAGFDLAQEALTFDLADQGGSSNAWAQQQTFGDDRQTGWNGRAFQAALNADDEPPITNSALDWRASRASGVDVRI, encoded by the coding sequence ATGACAGAAGCCGTTTCCGCAGCCGCCGCCGGCGCCGCGACCGCAGCCCCCCAGGGCGGCGGCCAGGCGACGTCCGCCGGCGCGGGCTTCGATCTTTTGCTGGCCCTGATGGCGCAGGTCGGAACCGCAGCTGGCGGGATGGATGGCGAAGGCGCTTCGGCCGACGGCAAGACGCCAGTCCTCGCGGAGGATGCGGGCGCCGAACTGCTGGGCTCCCAGACCGATGCGGCGGCGGTCATGATGGGCGCGCTGCTGGCGCCGCAACTGACCACCACCGTTCAGGCGCAGACGCCAGTCGACGCCGCGCTTGTGGATGCGGCGGCCCCGACCATTTTGGGCGCCCCTCCGGTCGCCGAAGAGCTTCCTGAAACCTCCGTCGCCAAAACGGTGGGCGAGGCCGTAGCAGAAGAAACCGTCGCCGCCGCGCCCCAGGGCGCCGCTTCGACCGAGGACACAGCTCAAGTCTCGGCGCCCTCGACGGCCGCCAACGCCAACGCGGCCGCTGCTCCTGCTCCTGCTCAGAAAGCAGCGACGCCGGCCGACACGGACCAAACGGCGAAGGCCGTCGCCGCCTCCGCTCAGGCGGCGGCTCACAAGACCGCCGCCTCTTCGCACCCACAGACACAAGTCGATGCGGCGTCATCGCCCGAAGCGCCTACCGGCGAGGCGGCCGACGCCTCCGTCACCATCCTTGGCCGTCGTGAAGCCGCCGCGCCGGCGTCGGAAACCGCGCTGGAGCCAGCCAAGGACGCCAAGCCCGTCGCCAAGACGGCGACGCCTTCGGCTCAAGTCGCCCAGCCGGACATCGTCGATGCGGCGGAACCCGTCGCTCAGCCCGTCGCCACGCAGGCGTCGGCGAGCGAGGATGTCGCCACCGCAACGGCCAGCCAACCCACCGCCGTGGCCCAGCAGGCCGCCGTCGCCTCGGCTGCGCCGCGTGCGCCCGCCGCCCCTCAAGCGGGTGAAAGCCTGCGCAGCCGCCGCTTCGACACCGAGAACACACAAACCGCCGGCGCGGTTCGGGACAGCGCCCCCATGGCCGCCAAAGCCGCCGGCGCCGCGAAGGGCGCTCCTGCTGCCCAGCAGGATCCCTTCGCCATCACCGCCGACCCCAGCTCGGCGCCGCAGTCCCAGGGCGAGCTCGCCGTCGCCGAAGCGCTCGACCCTATGGAGCCCGCCAGCGCGGACACCGCCACGGGCACGACCAGCGCCGCCGCTTCGACGACCACGAGCGAGACCGCCCGTATCGAGGCCGCCGCCGTGCGCGGGTCGCCCGAGACCGTGGCTCAGCTTTCGGCCCAGATCGCCAAGAAGCTGGAGAACAAGATCACCCGCTTCGACATCGCCCTGGACCCGGTCGACCTGGGCAAGGTGAATGTAAAGCTGGAGATCGACCGCGACGGTCGCGTCACCGCGGCCATGTCCTTTGAAAAGCCGCAGGCGGCGTCCGAGCTTCGGGCGCGCTCCAGCGAGCTGAGGGAAGCCCTGGAGAAAGCCGGTTTCGACCTGGCCCAGGAAGCTCTCACCTTCGACCTCGCTGACCAGGGCGGAAGCTCCAATGCCTGGGCCCAGCAGCAGACCTTCGGCGACGATCGTCAGACCGGCTGGAACGGCCGCGCCTTCCAGGCGGCCCTGAACGCCGACGACGAGCCCCCCATCACCAATTCGGCCCTCGACTGGCGCGCTTCCCGCGCCAGCGGCGTCGACGTCCGGATCTAG